In Bacillota bacterium, one genomic interval encodes:
- a CDS encoding helix-turn-helix transcriptional regulator, with translation MRLNVNYLQEIMEQNNWSIRQFAMKTGLSPATLSRILNKKRGAGVKAIGAIRKALPKESMDRLFFLD, from the coding sequence TTGAGGCTTAATGTTAATTACCTGCAAGAGATAATGGAACAAAACAACTGGTCTATAAGGCAATTTGCCATGAAAACAGGGTTATCTCCAGCAACATTGTCACGTATTTTGAATAAAAAAAGGGGAGCGGGAGTCAAAGCTATTGGTGCAATCCGTAAAGCCCTTCCTAAAGAATCAATGGATAGGCTCTTTTTTTTAGATTGA